A genome region from Longimicrobiales bacterium includes the following:
- a CDS encoding zinc metalloprotease HtpX, with translation MQTMKVFLLMAGLTALLVVIGGWIGGSSGALVFFVLAAVMNFAMYWWSDKVVLRMYRAKTVGPDDAPELYRMVDRLRQRAGLPMPTVAVAPSQQPNAFATGRNHKHAVVCVTTGIMQLVSREELEGVIAHELAHIKHRHMLVGTVAATMAGAIAMIGNIVKWGAIFGGFRGDDEDSPIGLLAMAIVAPIAAMIIQLAISRANEFQADRTGAEIAGRPDGLANALRKLDAYAHRIPMEVNPAAAQLAIVNPLSALRGGGVMKLFSTHPPTEERVQRLAALAPAPESTRVA, from the coding sequence ATGCAGACAATGAAGGTGTTCCTGCTGATGGCCGGCCTGACGGCGCTGCTCGTCGTGATCGGTGGCTGGATCGGCGGTTCGAGCGGCGCGCTCGTCTTTTTCGTGCTGGCGGCGGTCATGAACTTCGCCATGTACTGGTGGAGCGACAAAGTCGTGCTGCGGATGTACCGCGCGAAGACGGTGGGGCCGGATGATGCGCCGGAGCTGTACCGCATGGTCGACCGGCTGCGTCAGCGTGCCGGCCTGCCCATGCCGACCGTGGCGGTCGCGCCGTCCCAGCAGCCGAACGCATTCGCGACCGGGCGCAACCACAAGCACGCGGTGGTCTGCGTGACCACCGGCATCATGCAGCTGGTGTCGCGCGAAGAGCTGGAGGGCGTGATCGCGCACGAGCTCGCACACATCAAGCACCGGCACATGCTGGTCGGCACCGTGGCCGCGACCATGGCGGGCGCGATCGCGATGATCGGCAACATCGTGAAGTGGGGTGCCATCTTCGGCGGCTTCCGTGGCGACGACGAGGACAGCCCGATCGGGCTGCTCGCGATGGCGATCGTCGCGCCGATCGCGGCGATGATCATCCAGCTCGCGATCAGCCGTGCAAACGAGTTCCAGGCGGATCGCACCGGCGCCGAGATCGCCGGCCGGCCGGACGGGCTCGCGAACGCGCTGCGCAAGCTGGACGCGTATGCGCATCGCATTCCGATGGAAGTGAACCCCGCGGCCGCCCAGCTCGCGATCGTGAACCCGCTGTCCGCGCTGCGCGGGGGCGGCGTCATGAAGCTGTTCAGCACCCATCCGCCGACGGAGGAGCGCGTGCAGCGGCTCGCGGCCCTCGCGCCGGCGCCCGAGTCGACACGCGTCGCCTGA
- a CDS encoding diacylglycerol kinase family protein codes for MTQHIIEGATGPYAGRTFVLLNPAAGQDDLNRLVREIGGAFAARGADFDLRQTEHPGHAAELARHAADMGYRAVCVVGGDGTLAEAVTGLAGTRTPLAVVPRGTANQVALNLGIPLDVEEAIEVAVNGTPRALDIGRIGGRSFALVAGAGLDAAVMATATRELKERWGFGAYIYAAVKEALNAAPVRFRITRDGQLLEVDAVTVLVANVGELFTGFLPIRFPLAPRPTSSWNDGLLDVVVVAPRKLPEFAAVLWNAAHKRFGVDPSLLHFQAEEITIDSDEAVPVQVDGDPSGTTPVTASVARSALRIFVPQTS; via the coding sequence GTGACGCAACACATCATCGAGGGTGCGACCGGCCCATACGCCGGTCGCACCTTCGTACTTCTGAACCCGGCTGCCGGGCAGGACGACCTGAACCGGCTGGTCCGCGAGATCGGCGGCGCATTCGCGGCGCGCGGCGCGGACTTCGACCTCCGCCAGACGGAGCACCCTGGACACGCGGCCGAGCTCGCACGGCACGCCGCGGACATGGGCTACCGCGCCGTTTGCGTCGTCGGCGGTGATGGCACCCTGGCCGAGGCCGTCACCGGTCTCGCCGGGACCAGGACACCGCTGGCGGTGGTGCCGCGCGGCACTGCCAACCAGGTCGCTCTCAATCTCGGGATCCCGCTCGACGTCGAAGAAGCCATCGAGGTCGCCGTCAACGGAACGCCCCGCGCGCTCGACATCGGGCGCATCGGCGGACGGAGTTTCGCACTCGTCGCGGGCGCGGGCCTCGATGCCGCCGTCATGGCGACCGCTACACGGGAGCTGAAGGAGCGCTGGGGCTTCGGCGCCTACATCTACGCTGCCGTCAAGGAAGCACTGAACGCCGCACCCGTCCGGTTCCGCATCACGCGCGACGGTCAGCTGCTCGAGGTCGATGCCGTCACGGTGCTCGTCGCCAATGTCGGCGAGCTGTTCACCGGCTTCCTCCCGATCCGCTTCCCGCTCGCACCCCGGCCGACCAGCTCCTGGAACGACGGCCTGCTCGACGTCGTCGTCGTCGCACCGCGCAAGCTGCCGGAGTTCGCCGCGGTGCTCTGGAACGCGGCACACAAGCGCTTCGGCGTCGATCCCAGCCTGCTCCACTTCCAGGCCGAGGAGATCACGATCGACAGCGACGAGGCCGTGCCCGTCCAGGTCGATGGTGACCCGAGCGGCACCACTCCCGTAACGGCCTCCGTCGCGCGCAGCGCGCTGCGCATCTTCGTGCCGCAGACGTCCTGA
- a CDS encoding alpha/beta fold hydrolase codes for MHTTRKPPEDDDSAADDVAHVTIDAADGVRLALHRTGPTDAVPVVMVPGTFSNHTFWLGTRGTGFARELARHGYDAWVLDPRGHGMSARPGPEDHWRFDHWARHDVPATLETAFRERSGFLIGHSAGGAAALVAVATDATLRARIRGMVILGTPFPWLQPFSRIAALTLRTTSQLLGRFPARRLRLGPEDELAGVMIQWMNWNLAGSWQGDDGTDYDAAIAALDVPLLVIAAAADRWAPPPSCRALLDSVASRDRQWLLLAREAGFSHDFGHVDMLVGRTARAEVWPLIRQWIDERNR; via the coding sequence ATGCACACCACCCGAAAGCCTCCGGAAGACGACGACAGCGCGGCCGACGACGTCGCACACGTCACGATCGACGCCGCCGACGGCGTCCGGCTCGCGCTGCACCGTACCGGCCCCACCGACGCTGTGCCGGTCGTCATGGTCCCCGGCACGTTCTCCAACCATACCTTCTGGCTCGGCACGCGCGGCACCGGCTTCGCCCGGGAGCTGGCGCGGCACGGCTACGATGCGTGGGTGCTGGATCCACGCGGGCACGGCATGAGCGCCCGGCCGGGGCCCGAGGATCACTGGCGCTTCGACCACTGGGCCCGCCACGACGTGCCCGCCACACTTGAAACCGCGTTCCGCGAGCGTAGCGGCTTCCTCATCGGCCACTCGGCCGGTGGCGCCGCCGCACTCGTCGCAGTCGCGACCGACGCGACGCTGCGCGCACGCATCCGCGGCATGGTCATCCTCGGCACGCCGTTCCCATGGCTCCAGCCGTTCAGCCGCATCGCCGCACTGACCCTGCGCACCACGTCGCAGCTGCTGGGCAGGTTCCCGGCACGCAGGCTCCGGCTGGGACCCGAGGACGAGCTCGCAGGCGTGATGATCCAGTGGATGAACTGGAACCTCGCCGGGAGCTGGCAGGGCGACGACGGCACCGACTACGACGCCGCCATCGCGGCCCTCGACGTCCCGCTCCTCGTCATTGCCGCCGCCGCCGATCGCTGGGCACCACCACCCTCCTGCCGCGCGCTCCTCGATTCGGTCGCATCCCGCGACAGGCAGTGGCTGCTGCTCGCCCGCGAAGCCGGCTTCTCCCACGACTTCGGCCACGTCGACATGCTGGTCGGGCGCACTGCGCGCGCCGAGGTCTGGCCGCTGATCCGCCAGTGGATCGACGAGCGGAACCGGTAG